A region from the Salvia splendens isolate huo1 chromosome 15, SspV2, whole genome shotgun sequence genome encodes:
- the LOC121766922 gene encoding uncharacterized protein LOC121766922, translated as MWSKWLCLAEFWYNTSLHSAIETTPFEALYGYPPLVHIPYFKGSSAVHDVNVSLVARDAMIEVLKHHLLRAQQRMKQQHDKHRSERKFAIRGLGLFEITVVDKFGEVAYKIQLPPDCKIHHVFHVSQLKRKMGHLTQLQGSLPTMGNSTFLEPVQILESRLVKRGNCPATQVLVHWANSFPEDATWKYLHDLEKRFPHFKP; from the exons ATGTGGAGTAAGTGGTTGTGCTTGGCTGAATTCTGGTACAACACTTCTTTGCATTCGGCCATTGAGACAACACCCTTTGAAGCTTTATATGGGTATCCTCCACTGGTTCATATACCCTATTTTAAAGGATCATCAGCGGTGCATGACGTGAATGTGAGCTTGGTTGCTCGAGATGCTATGATTGAAGTCTTGAAGCACCATCTACTCCGTGCACAACAACGTATGAAGCAGCAACATGACAAGCACCGTTCGGAGAGGAAGTTCGCCATAAGGGGATtgggtttatttgaaattaca GTGGTGGATAAATTTGGTGAGGTTGCATACAAAATCCAGCTCCCACCAGACTGCAAAATCCATCATGTCTTCCACGTTTCCCAATTGAAGAGGAAGATGGGGCATCTGACTCAGCTGCAGGGTTCCTTACCAACGATGGGGAATTCAACTTTCCTCGAGCCTGTCCAGATTCTGGAGAGTAGGTTGGTCAAGAGAGGCAATTGCCCAGCTACTCAGGTTCTTGTTCATTGGGCGAACTCTTTCCCGGAGGATGCTACTTGGAAGTACTTGCATGATTTGGAGAAGCGATTTCCTCATTTTAAACCTTGA